The Verrucomicrobiia bacterium region GAACCGGACCGCATACTGGTCGCGGACCCGGTCAAGCACCGGCTTCAGCCTCACGGCCAGCGCCTGACGGCGCAACAGTTCAGCCCGCTCCAGCATCGAGCCCCGGAACTCCTGGATCATTGAATTCAGCAGCACGAGCAGCCACGCCTTGCACCCGGCCTCCCGGTGAGGAAGGGACAGATCGAAATGGAACCGCAGCAACCGCGCCAGCGCGTCATGGGCTTCCGCCGCCAGGGATGACCTTGCGCGCAGGACATGGGGGCGCCCCTCAATGCGGCGATGGAACGGGATCAGGAATGCAGCGTCGGTCGGTGGCGACCCCGCCGAGAACAGGCACTCGGGGAGAAACGACAGAACGACAACCCGCGAGTCGAGCCCGGGGCTGTCGGCCACCTGATGCGGCTTCAGGTGATCCACCACGAGCACGTCGCCGGGTTCCAAAGCGGCCTCGAGGTCACCCATCCGCTCCGTCATCGGCCCGTCGAGCGGGATCAACAACTCGAGGCGCTCATGCCAGGTGGGCCGCCGGGTGACCGCACCCTCGCGGAAATGAAACAGGCTGACGGCGAACGGAAACCCTGCCGGAAGCTCCAGGGAGTGGCGCCCGCGGGCGTCCAGCAGATGTCCGATCCGGTGCGGCCGGAATTCCAGTCCGGACGCCACCTCCAGGAGACGCTGGAACGATCCGGATCCCACCCGATCCGTGACCGTCCGGCGCGATGCGGAGGGCGTCATCCTGGGTCTCCTCCCAGCCGCACCACCGAATCGCGACGTGCGGAGTCGTACGCGGCGAAGGTGAGCTCCATGGTGCGGAGATTGTCCGCACCCGTCGTCTCCGCAGGCGGCCCGCCCTCAAGGGCCTTCAGGAGGTTTCGCAGGCATGGCACCAGGCTGGCCTGCGCCACCTCGTACGCGGGATCCGCCCACGGATACCGCGGGGGAGCGTGGCGCCGGCAATGCACCCCTTCGCGAGTGGAAACGCGCAGCCAGTAGTCTGCGGTCACCTCCGCCGTGCCAAGCGGCCCCTCCACGAACGCCAGCGTCTGCGGAAACACCTCCCGCTCCAACGGGGCCTTCGCATATCCCAATTCCACGATCACGCTGGTGCGCTCCGGCCCCATCGCGAGCAGCAGCGTGGCCACATTTTCTCCCCGGACCTCCGGCGCCAGGGTTCGATGCGTCTGGCAATACACCGTGCGCGCCTCGCCGAATGCGGCGCGGGCAACATCCAGCAGGTGGACGCCCAGGTCGGTGAGGATGAATCGTTCCAGCGTCCGCAGGGCCGGTTGACTCGCCCAGACATCGAAGCCCGAGATCAGGGTAAGGCGGGCGCGAAACGGCGGGCCCAGCATCCCCGACCGCAAGGTGTCCAACAGGGCACGCATGGGCGCCTGCCAGCGCCAGTTCTCATGGACCAGGAACAGCGTCCCGGTCCGCTCAAAGGCCGCCACCATCGCACGGGCATCCCGCAGCGAGGCCGCCATCGGTTTTTGGCAGATGCAGGGGATTCGGTGCCGCGCACAGAGCAGCGACAGGGGCTTGTGCCCCCCAACCTCGGTGATGTTGTCCACAAAATCCGGCCGCACCTCCTCCAACAACCGGACCGGGTCATCGTAAACCGCGGGCACCCCGAGCTCGCGGGCAAACGACGTGGCGCGATCGCGCGACCGGTTGTAGACCGCGACGCATTCGGTGCCGCCCAACTCGCGCCACGCGGCCAGCTGGACGCGCGCCCAGAAGCCGGCGCCCAGGATGGCAAATCGAAGCGGGGGCATGCCCGGGTGATACTCCACGCTGGTGGCCGCGCCAAGCCCCGGGACGGCCACAGAATGCTGCGACGCGCTCCAGGAATCGAGGAGGGCGGCTCCTGCCGCTCGTCGGCGGTCAACGGGCGGCCTGATCGTCCGCCAGCGAAATCTCGAGGAGCAGGAATCGCTGCGCCCCCGCACTCATGGGCCACCAATCCCTCACCGTCACCATCCGCCGGCCCTCGGCAACCACCGCGGACACCGGAACAACCTCGTCCGCCGACAGATCGGCAAGATCCGCACCCGCCCTGGGCCGGTAAATGATCCCGGCGGGCACCGGCAGGGCCTCGTTGTAGGTCATGGCGAGGTACTCGACACCCTCCACTCGCAGGATCGAATACCCGACCCGGTGATCCGCGCGCTTCAACCAGGCCACGAGGTCGGTGTTGGACGGTGCGCCCGCCAGCGCCACGGCCCCCCCTGCGTCGCCTGACGGAGCAATCTCAATCCGGTCAAGCAGCGTGTTGGGCTCCCGGTACGCGATGGTCAACAGGTGAGCACCCGCGGCCAGCTCGTATTCGAGCGGCGTTGTCGGGGAGGCCCCGTAAACGCCCACCCATCGAAAGCTC contains the following coding sequences:
- a CDS encoding helix-turn-helix domain-containing protein: MTPSASRRTVTDRVGSGSFQRLLEVASGLEFRPHRIGHLLDARGRHSLELPAGFPFAVSLFHFREGAVTRRPTWHERLELLIPLDGPMTERMGDLEAALEPGDVLVVDHLKPHQVADSPGLDSRVVVLSFLPECLFSAGSPPTDAAFLIPFHRRIEGRPHVLRARSSLAAEAHDALARLLRFHFDLSLPHREAGCKAWLLVLLNSMIQEFRGSMLERAELLRRQALAVRLKPVLDRVRDQYAVRFPLGAAARLAGMSPAVFSRAFKRASGMTFSHYVNRVRMTHAVALLEETGESVAAIACRLGFCDQSHFDRRFRQTFGRTPSQHRAQTTGPAPECRGGRADGVSLDGDPRERRRGPVRPKR
- a CDS encoding Gfo/Idh/MocA family oxidoreductase — protein: MPPLRFAILGAGFWARVQLAAWRELGGTECVAVYNRSRDRATSFARELGVPAVYDDPVRLLEEVRPDFVDNITEVGGHKPLSLLCARHRIPCICQKPMAASLRDARAMVAAFERTGTLFLVHENWRWQAPMRALLDTLRSGMLGPPFRARLTLISGFDVWASQPALRTLERFILTDLGVHLLDVARAAFGEARTVYCQTHRTLAPEVRGENVATLLLAMGPERTSVIVELGYAKAPLEREVFPQTLAFVEGPLGTAEVTADYWLRVSTREGVHCRRHAPPRYPWADPAYEVAQASLVPCLRNLLKALEGGPPAETTGADNLRTMELTFAAYDSARRDSVVRLGGDPG